The Hymenobacter sp. DG01 genome has a segment encoding these proteins:
- a CDS encoding purine-nucleoside phosphorylase: protein MHELHEAAAYLRQTLQAFQPEAGIILGTGLGALAKEVEVAHRFSYADIPHFPVSTVESHAGELLAGTLAGKRVLVMHGRFHYYEGYTMEQVVFPVRVMKLLGIQRLFVSNASGGLNPDYDYSDLMLLEDHINLQPTNPLIGRNLDELGPRFPDMMEPYDLGLLQLAEEAAQELGLGQYLRRGVYASLPGPMLETPAEYRYLRTIGADAVGMSTVPEVIAAVHMGLPVLAVSVITDLCAPGKLKKVDIADILRTAAVAEPRLTALLRRVLEKL from the coding sequence ATGCACGAACTCCACGAAGCCGCCGCCTACCTTCGCCAAACGCTCCAAGCCTTCCAGCCCGAAGCGGGCATCATCCTCGGTACGGGCCTGGGGGCTTTGGCCAAAGAAGTGGAGGTAGCCCACCGCTTCAGCTACGCCGATATTCCGCACTTCCCGGTTTCTACGGTGGAAAGCCACGCCGGTGAGCTGCTGGCGGGCACCCTGGCCGGCAAGCGGGTGCTGGTGATGCATGGCCGTTTCCACTACTACGAGGGCTATACCATGGAGCAGGTGGTGTTTCCGGTGCGCGTGATGAAGCTGCTCGGGATTCAGCGCCTGTTCGTGAGCAACGCCAGCGGCGGCCTCAACCCCGATTACGACTACTCCGACCTGATGCTGCTGGAGGACCACATCAACCTGCAGCCCACCAACCCCCTCATCGGCCGAAACCTCGACGAGCTGGGTCCCCGCTTCCCCGATATGATGGAGCCCTACGACCTCGGCCTGCTCCAGCTGGCCGAAGAAGCCGCTCAGGAACTGGGCCTGGGGCAGTATCTGCGCCGCGGGGTGTATGCTTCCCTACCCGGCCCCATGCTCGAAACCCCTGCCGAGTACCGCTACCTGCGCACCATTGGGGCCGATGCCGTGGGTATGAGCACCGTGCCCGAAGTTATTGCCGCCGTGCATATGGGTCTGCCTGTGCTGGCCGTGTCCGTTATTACCGACTTGTGTGCCCCCGGCAAGCTCAAGAAGGTGGACATTGCTGACATTCTGCGTACCGCCGCCGTGGCCGAGCCCCGCCTGACGGCCCTGCTGCGCCGGGTGCTGGAAAAGCTGTAG
- the sppA gene encoding signal peptide peptidase SppA: MRQFFKYVLATLTGLVLFALVGVVLLVALIAAAASSDKEVTVASNSVLELKLDKPIGEREFNNPLSGFTGGQSSSIGLDELKAAIRRAKADDDIKGIFLNLELVQGGMASMEEIRNALLDFKKSGKFVVSYTDAQSEKSYYLASVADKIYLNPQGTLEFNGLSSETMYYKNLFDKLGVQAQIFRVGSFKSAVEPYFRTNMSDSARLQTSSFLNSMNNAMLAEVAAARKIAPARLKVISDSMLVHNADDAKLLGLVTDLGYYDQATDYMKGKLGVEKDDKLSLIELSDYEKADDDDEEGSTSGNRIAVVYAEGDIVTGKGGNESIGSTRFAEAIRKARLDKKVKAVVLRINSPGGSSLASDIIYREVMLTKKVKPIIASMSDVAASGGYFIAMGCDTIVAHPTTITGSIGVFGVLPNIEPFLRDKIGVTTDRVTTGKFSDFPTITRALTPFEQSQFQAEINRIYADFTTKAAQGRRMPVERLRRLASGRVWSGTEAKARGLVDVLGSYDDALRIAARRANLKEGDYRIQKLPRQKSFAESLFSSFSEEAKMRMVREEMGPMYPMYQQYKKLSEMKGAQMRMPFEVNVQ; the protein is encoded by the coding sequence ATGAGACAATTTTTTAAGTACGTGCTGGCGACGCTGACCGGCCTCGTGCTGTTTGCTCTGGTAGGGGTTGTGCTGCTGGTGGCTCTGATTGCCGCCGCTGCTTCCTCCGACAAAGAAGTTACCGTGGCCAGCAACTCGGTGCTGGAGCTTAAGCTCGATAAGCCGATTGGCGAGCGGGAGTTCAACAACCCACTGTCGGGCTTTACGGGCGGGCAGAGCAGCTCTATTGGCCTCGATGAGTTGAAAGCCGCCATCCGCCGCGCCAAAGCTGACGACGACATCAAGGGCATTTTCCTGAATCTGGAGTTGGTGCAGGGCGGCATGGCTTCCATGGAGGAAATCCGCAACGCCCTGCTCGACTTCAAGAAGTCGGGCAAGTTTGTGGTGTCGTACACCGATGCCCAGTCGGAGAAAAGCTACTACCTCGCCTCCGTGGCCGACAAGATCTACCTGAACCCCCAGGGTACGCTGGAGTTCAACGGCCTCAGCTCCGAGACGATGTACTACAAAAACCTGTTCGATAAGCTGGGCGTTCAGGCCCAGATTTTCCGGGTAGGTTCGTTTAAGAGCGCCGTGGAGCCTTACTTCCGCACCAACATGTCGGATTCGGCTCGCCTGCAAACTTCGTCGTTTCTGAACTCCATGAACAACGCCATGCTGGCCGAGGTAGCTGCCGCCCGCAAAATCGCGCCGGCCCGCCTCAAGGTTATTTCCGATTCCATGCTGGTGCACAACGCCGACGACGCCAAGCTCCTCGGGCTGGTGACCGACCTGGGCTACTACGACCAGGCTACTGACTACATGAAGGGCAAGCTGGGGGTAGAGAAGGACGACAAGCTCAGCCTGATTGAGCTTTCTGACTACGAAAAGGCCGATGATGACGACGAGGAAGGCAGCACCAGCGGCAACCGCATTGCTGTGGTGTACGCCGAAGGTGACATTGTGACGGGCAAGGGCGGCAACGAAAGCATCGGCAGCACCCGCTTTGCCGAGGCCATCCGCAAAGCCCGCCTCGATAAGAAAGTGAAGGCCGTGGTGCTGCGCATCAACTCGCCCGGCGGCTCTTCGCTGGCTTCCGACATCATCTACCGCGAGGTGATGCTGACCAAGAAAGTGAAGCCCATTATTGCCAGCATGTCGGACGTGGCGGCTTCGGGCGGCTACTTCATTGCCATGGGCTGCGACACGATTGTGGCCCACCCGACCACCATCACGGGCAGCATCGGGGTGTTTGGCGTACTGCCGAACATCGAGCCCTTCCTGCGCGACAAAATTGGCGTAACCACGGACCGCGTGACTACCGGCAAGTTCTCTGACTTCCCCACCATCACCCGCGCCCTCACACCCTTCGAGCAAAGCCAGTTCCAGGCCGAAATCAATCGCATCTACGCCGACTTCACCACCAAAGCCGCCCAGGGCCGCCGCATGCCGGTAGAGCGCCTGCGCCGCCTGGCCTCGGGCCGGGTATGGTCGGGCACGGAAGCCAAGGCCCGCGGCCTCGTGGACGTGCTGGGCTCCTACGACGATGCCCTGCGCATTGCCGCCCGCCGCGCCAACCTGAAAGAAGGCGACTACCGCATCCAGAAGCTGCCGCGCCAGAAGTCCTTTGCAGAGAGCCTGTTCAGCTCGTTCTCCGAGGAAGCCAAAATGCGCATGGTGCGCGAGGAAATGGGCCCCATGTACCCCATGTACCAGCAGTACAAAAAGCTCTCAGAAATGAAAGGCGCCCAGATGCGGATGCCGTTCGAGGTGAACGTGCAGTAA
- a CDS encoding replication-associated recombination protein A, whose protein sequence is MATGSLFDSDPTPSAQPNLPRPGAPLAERMRPRTLQEYAGQQHLIGPEGVLRRYLNAGRLPSLILWGPPGVGKTTLANLLAQELGLPFAALSAINAGVKDVREVIERARKQRGTVLFIDEIHRFSKSQQDALLGAVEQGVVTLIGATTENPSFEVIPAVLSRAQVYVLEPLGKDVLTSLVDKALAEDDILKQRKVRVQDYNALLTISGGDARKLLNLLEIVVEASRPTPETGEIIITDEAVQQLAQQHLARYDKGGEMHYDVISAFIKSIRGSDPNAALYYLAVMLEGGEDVKFIARRLLILASEDVGLANPNALMLAQSCFQAVTVIGMPESDIILGQTVVYLATSPKSNASYKAIREARALVRQQGVQPVPIALRNAPTKLMEELGYGNQYMYSHDYEGNFAYQEFLPEALSGRVFYRPGHNPAEAKAQERLRQLWGEKYGY, encoded by the coding sequence ATGGCCACCGGCTCCCTGTTCGATTCTGACCCTACCCCCTCCGCCCAGCCCAACCTGCCGCGCCCCGGTGCCCCGCTCGCCGAGCGCATGCGCCCGCGCACGTTGCAGGAGTACGCCGGGCAGCAGCACCTCATCGGACCCGAGGGCGTGCTGCGCCGCTACCTCAACGCCGGCCGCCTGCCCTCGCTTATCCTGTGGGGCCCGCCAGGGGTAGGCAAAACCACGCTGGCGAATCTGCTGGCCCAGGAGTTGGGTTTGCCCTTCGCGGCGCTGTCGGCCATTAATGCGGGGGTGAAGGATGTGCGCGAGGTAATAGAGCGGGCGCGCAAGCAGCGCGGCACCGTGTTGTTTATTGATGAGATTCACCGCTTCAGCAAAAGCCAGCAGGATGCGCTGCTGGGAGCCGTAGAGCAAGGCGTCGTCACGCTCATTGGGGCTACCACCGAAAATCCGTCTTTTGAGGTTATTCCGGCCGTTTTGAGCCGAGCCCAGGTGTACGTGCTGGAGCCCTTGGGCAAGGACGTGCTGACCAGCCTCGTGGACAAAGCCCTGGCCGAAGACGACATTCTGAAACAGCGGAAGGTGCGCGTGCAGGACTACAACGCCCTGCTCACCATTTCCGGCGGCGATGCGCGCAAGCTGCTGAACCTGCTGGAAATAGTAGTAGAAGCCAGCCGCCCTACCCCCGAAACCGGCGAAATCATCATCACCGACGAGGCCGTGCAGCAGCTGGCCCAGCAGCACCTCGCCCGCTACGACAAAGGCGGCGAGATGCACTATGATGTCATTTCGGCCTTTATCAAAAGCATCCGCGGCTCCGACCCCAACGCGGCGCTGTACTACCTGGCCGTGATGCTGGAAGGCGGCGAAGATGTGAAGTTTATTGCCCGCCGCCTGCTCATTCTGGCCTCCGAAGACGTGGGCCTGGCCAACCCCAATGCCCTCATGCTGGCCCAAAGCTGCTTCCAGGCCGTAACGGTCATCGGCATGCCGGAGTCGGATATTATCCTGGGCCAGACGGTGGTGTACCTGGCTACTTCGCCCAAGAGCAACGCCAGCTACAAAGCCATTCGGGAGGCGCGGGCCCTGGTGCGCCAGCAGGGCGTGCAGCCCGTGCCCATTGCCTTGCGCAACGCGCCCACCAAGCTCATGGAGGAGCTGGGCTACGGCAACCAATACATGTACTCGCACGACTACGAAGGCAACTTCGCCTACCAGGAGTTCCTGCCCGAAGCCCTAAGTGGCCGCGTGTTCTACCGCCCCGGCCACAACCCCGCCGAAGCTAAAGCCCAGGAGCGCCTACGGCAATTGTGGGGCGAGAAGTATGGATACTAA
- a CDS encoding DMT family transporter produces MKNSLKVHVALFVVALIYAANYSISKDVMPRYMGPFGLVLLRVVGATVFFGVLSRLVAPHDRIQGRADQLRAVACGVLGIGLNQLLFFSGLNLTSPINASLIQTIAPVVTVLASAVLLGERLTLPRLLGIGLAGVGAASIILSRGPVAAGGQDGFLGNLYILLNATAFGVYLVLVMPLMRKYHPFTVLARIFLVGAVLAVPAGWQQVQAADYASFPTSIWVAIAYMVICLTILAYLLNNWALKYASPSLLGAYIYLQPALAVLIAVALGKDALTLSKALQALLIFAGVFLVSRKPRQPQPAPVPLEPVQD; encoded by the coding sequence ATGAAAAACTCGTTGAAAGTACACGTGGCCCTGTTTGTGGTAGCCCTGATTTACGCGGCCAACTACAGCATATCCAAGGATGTGATGCCGCGCTACATGGGCCCGTTCGGGTTGGTGCTGCTGCGCGTGGTGGGCGCTACCGTGTTCTTTGGCGTGCTGAGCCGGCTGGTAGCGCCCCACGACCGGATTCAGGGCCGCGCCGACCAGCTGCGGGCGGTGGCCTGCGGGGTGCTGGGCATCGGGCTGAACCAGCTGCTGTTTTTCTCGGGCCTGAACCTGACTTCTCCCATCAACGCCTCCCTTATCCAGACCATTGCCCCGGTGGTAACGGTGCTGGCCTCGGCCGTGCTGCTGGGCGAACGGTTGACCCTGCCCCGACTGCTGGGCATCGGGCTGGCGGGCGTGGGGGCGGCCAGTATCATTCTGAGTCGGGGGCCGGTGGCCGCGGGCGGACAGGATGGCTTTTTGGGCAATCTTTACATCTTGCTCAATGCCACGGCTTTCGGGGTGTACTTAGTGCTGGTGATGCCCCTCATGCGCAAGTACCACCCGTTTACGGTGCTGGCGCGCATTTTCCTGGTGGGGGCCGTGCTGGCCGTGCCCGCCGGCTGGCAGCAGGTGCAGGCCGCCGACTACGCCAGCTTCCCGACAAGTATTTGGGTGGCTATTGCTTACATGGTCATCTGCCTGACCATCTTGGCCTACCTGCTCAATAACTGGGCCCTTAAATACGCTTCGCCTTCCCTGCTGGGCGCTTACATCTACCTGCAGCCGGCGCTGGCCGTGCTCATCGCCGTGGCCCTGGGCAAGGATGCGCTTACGCTCTCGAAAGCTCTGCAGGCCCTGCTGATTTTTGCGGGCGTGTTTTTGGTGAGCCGCAAGCCCCGGCAGCCTCAGCCCGCCCCGGTGCCGCTGGAGCCGGTACAGGACTAA
- a CDS encoding MFS transporter, whose translation MPLPSSPAPTAPEAPPTLWTPFTYAMFRAIWIASVVSNIGTWMQNVAGVWLVTTLTSSALLVALMQTATSLPAFLLSMPAGAMADLIDRRRLLLLTQAFMAVVALLLGVLTLLGEISALGVLAFTFLLGIGAAINAPVWQTVTVELVPRRVLGFAITLNGVSNNIARALGPAIGGAIIAYYSPGWVFLVNAVSFLGTFAVVYAWKREAEVSSGPMENFVGALRAGLRYVQYSPAIYAVLVRTFAFAFGASAMWGLLSVVTARRLHLSSDTYGVLLSWLGAGAITGAFLMGRAGNQLTYNQRVLIGSAVFVGTNVALALVSSVYWLYPVMFFSGIAWLMTMTSFSTTVQLHVPKWVQARVVSLYMLVFQAGLSFGSMVWGELADRTSLETALLATAAWMLLSLLLAIPYPMRSAEGLNLEPADHWPAPAVPGPDIDPDDGPVVVMVEYEVAVADQPAFREAAAQLTRLRLRDGSLRAGVFTDIARPTRITEFFYVATWGEHQRQQQRFTKEDQAVEARVRQFHTAPEPPRVTRFLAFPKSLNVEMTPTYETGEGPQ comes from the coding sequence ATGCCCCTACCCTCCTCTCCCGCCCCAACGGCCCCGGAAGCCCCGCCTACCCTCTGGACGCCCTTTACTTACGCCATGTTCCGCGCCATCTGGATTGCCTCAGTGGTGTCGAACATTGGTACCTGGATGCAGAACGTGGCGGGCGTCTGGCTGGTCACCACGCTTACTTCCTCGGCGCTGCTGGTGGCCCTCATGCAGACGGCGACCAGCCTGCCCGCCTTCCTGCTGAGTATGCCCGCCGGCGCCATGGCCGACCTCATCGACCGGCGCCGGCTGCTGCTGCTCACACAGGCCTTTATGGCCGTAGTAGCGCTGCTGCTGGGCGTGCTTACGCTGCTGGGCGAAATTTCGGCCCTGGGCGTACTGGCTTTTACCTTTCTGCTGGGCATTGGGGCGGCCATCAACGCGCCCGTGTGGCAAACGGTAACCGTGGAGCTGGTGCCGCGCCGGGTGCTGGGGTTTGCTATTACCCTGAACGGGGTCAGCAACAACATTGCCCGGGCCCTGGGGCCAGCCATTGGTGGCGCCATCATTGCCTACTACTCCCCGGGCTGGGTGTTTCTGGTGAATGCCGTGTCGTTTCTGGGCACGTTTGCCGTGGTGTATGCCTGGAAGCGGGAGGCCGAGGTAAGCAGCGGGCCAATGGAAAACTTTGTCGGGGCTCTGCGGGCGGGGCTGCGCTACGTGCAGTATTCGCCGGCCATTTACGCGGTGCTGGTGCGCACGTTTGCCTTCGCCTTCGGGGCCAGCGCCATGTGGGGGCTGCTGTCGGTAGTCACGGCCCGGCGCCTGCACCTGAGCTCCGATACCTACGGGGTGCTGCTCTCCTGGCTGGGAGCCGGGGCCATTACCGGGGCCTTCCTGATGGGGCGGGCCGGCAATCAGCTCACCTACAACCAGCGCGTGCTCATCGGCTCGGCGGTTTTCGTGGGCACCAACGTGGCCCTGGCCCTGGTTTCTTCGGTGTACTGGCTGTATCCGGTCATGTTCTTTTCGGGCATCGCCTGGCTGATGACCATGACCAGTTTCAGCACCACCGTGCAGCTGCATGTGCCCAAATGGGTGCAGGCCCGGGTGGTGAGCCTGTACATGCTGGTGTTTCAGGCGGGCCTCTCCTTTGGTAGCATGGTGTGGGGCGAGCTGGCCGACCGCACCTCTCTGGAAACCGCCCTGCTGGCTACGGCCGCCTGGATGCTCCTGAGCTTGCTGCTGGCCATTCCCTACCCCATGCGCTCAGCCGAAGGCCTCAACCTGGAGCCCGCCGACCACTGGCCCGCCCCCGCCGTGCCGGGCCCCGATATTGACCCCGACGATGGCCCCGTGGTGGTGATGGTAGAGTACGAGGTGGCCGTGGCGGATCAGCCCGCCTTCCGCGAGGCCGCCGCCCAGCTCACCCGCCTGCGCCTGCGCGACGGTTCCCTGCGGGCCGGCGTCTTCACCGATATTGCCCGGCCTACCCGCATCACCGAGTTTTTTTACGTGGCTACCTGGGGCGAGCACCAGCGCCAGCAGCAGCGCTTCACCAAGGAAGACCAAGCCGTGGAAGCCCGGGTCCGGCAGTTCCATACCGCCCCGGAGCCGCCGCGGGTTACCCGCTTCCTGGCCTTTCCCAAGTCGTTGAATGTAGAAATGACCCCTACCTACGAAACCGGAGAAGGCCCCCAGTAG
- a CDS encoding carboxylesterase/lipase family protein: MKLPLLLSLLAMPLLPPALAQTPTVVTATAANPQVKTANGVLAGLVTATGIRTFQGVPFAAPPVGELRWKAPQPVQSWSGVRAATRFGPRAMQLPIYGDMNFRSDGVSEDCLYLNVWTPAKPGKQKLPVLVYFYGGGFIAGDGSEPRYDGESMARRGIVAVTVNYRLGVFGFLAHPELTRESPNKASGNYGFQDQTAALRWVQQNIAAFGGDPKQVTIAGESAGSMSVSAQMASPLSKNLFARAIGESGSMLNTGFGPVPLAEGEQAGVAFATSLGATSLAALRALPAQQLLEAAGKPGTPRFAPTLDGYFFPQKPAAIFAAGQQARVPLLVGWNSQEMTPPFLLGAEAPTPENFRKALQRLYGPQAEEALRLYPAATPEQAEQAATDLASDRFISYSTWKWADAHAQTSGQPVYRYLYARPRPAMAPEMGNATTGLAGGVVKQAPAAAPAPPAKGAVHSAEIEYALGNLPGNRVFAWTPDDYKVSETMQGYFANFIKTGNPNGKGLPTWPAIVPGQASQQLRINVTTKAEPEQHRARYLFLDQQVGK; the protein is encoded by the coding sequence ATGAAACTACCCCTGCTCCTTTCCTTGCTTGCCATGCCCCTGCTACCCCCGGCCCTGGCCCAAACCCCCACCGTGGTTACGGCTACGGCAGCCAATCCGCAAGTAAAAACCGCCAACGGGGTGCTGGCCGGCTTGGTTACGGCCACGGGCATCCGCACTTTTCAGGGTGTGCCGTTTGCGGCCCCGCCAGTGGGCGAGCTGCGCTGGAAGGCCCCGCAGCCGGTACAAAGCTGGTCGGGGGTACGGGCGGCCACGCGGTTCGGCCCCCGCGCCATGCAGCTGCCCATCTATGGCGACATGAACTTCCGCTCCGATGGGGTGAGCGAGGACTGCCTCTACCTCAACGTTTGGACGCCGGCCAAACCCGGGAAGCAGAAGCTGCCGGTGCTGGTGTATTTCTACGGGGGCGGCTTTATTGCCGGCGACGGCTCAGAGCCGCGCTACGACGGCGAAAGCATGGCCCGCCGCGGCATCGTGGCCGTTACGGTGAACTACCGCCTGGGCGTATTCGGGTTTCTGGCTCACCCCGAGCTGACCCGGGAGTCGCCGAACAAGGCTTCGGGTAACTATGGCTTCCAGGATCAAACGGCCGCCCTGCGCTGGGTGCAGCAGAACATTGCGGCCTTCGGCGGCGACCCGAAACAGGTAACTATTGCCGGCGAGTCGGCGGGCTCCATGTCGGTTAGCGCCCAGATGGCTTCGCCCCTCTCGAAAAACCTGTTTGCCCGCGCCATTGGAGAAAGCGGCTCCATGCTGAACACCGGCTTCGGGCCGGTTCCGCTGGCGGAAGGCGAGCAGGCGGGCGTGGCGTTTGCCACCAGCCTGGGGGCAACTTCCCTGGCCGCGCTGCGGGCCCTGCCGGCTCAGCAACTGCTGGAGGCCGCCGGCAAACCCGGTACGCCCCGCTTCGCCCCTACCCTCGATGGCTACTTCTTTCCCCAGAAGCCCGCTGCCATTTTCGCGGCTGGGCAGCAGGCCCGCGTACCGCTGTTGGTGGGCTGGAATTCCCAGGAAATGACACCTCCCTTCCTGCTCGGTGCTGAGGCCCCTACCCCCGAAAACTTCCGTAAGGCCCTGCAGCGCCTCTATGGACCCCAGGCCGAAGAAGCACTACGTCTCTACCCCGCCGCTACCCCCGAACAGGCCGAGCAAGCCGCCACCGACCTGGCCAGTGACCGGTTTATCAGCTACAGCACCTGGAAATGGGCCGATGCCCACGCCCAGACCAGCGGCCAGCCGGTGTACCGCTACCTCTACGCTCGGCCCCGCCCGGCTATGGCACCCGAAATGGGCAACGCTACCACCGGCCTGGCCGGCGGGGTAGTAAAGCAAGCCCCGGCAGCGGCCCCGGCCCCGCCCGCTAAGGGCGCCGTGCACTCGGCCGAAATTGAGTATGCTTTGGGCAACCTGCCGGGTAACAGGGTCTTCGCCTGGACCCCCGACGACTATAAGGTATCCGAAACGATGCAGGGCTACTTTGCCAACTTCATCAAAACCGGCAACCCCAACGGCAAGGGCCTCCCTACCTGGCCCGCCATTGTTCCCGGCCAGGCCTCGCAGCAGCTGCGCATTAACGTCACGACGAAAGCGGAGCCGGAGCAGCACCGGGCGCGCTACCTGTTTCTGGATCAGCAGGTCGGAAAGTAG
- the dinB gene encoding DNA polymerase IV encodes MDAPETRKIIHLDMDAFYASVEQRDNPALRGKPVAVGGARQRGVVAAASYEARQFGVRSAMPSTTAVRKCPELIFVKPRFEVYKDVSRQIRAIFAEYTPLIEPLSLDEAYLDVTENLKGITLATQVAREIRAEILRQTQLTASAGISYNKFLAKLASDYRKPNGQFVIRPDQGMDFVEKLGVGEFHGIGPATAARLNSLGIFTGLDLRQQSETFLRQHFGKAGSHYYLIARAQDHRPVVADRLRKSIGSETTFEHDLLTPEELVDGLQPCLDSVWQHCQRTGLRGRTVTLKVKYTDFQQITRSRTLFGPVPTPEAFAHLSHELLTGIRPISKGIRLLGISLSNLETPEEAVGKQLALLL; translated from the coding sequence TTGGACGCCCCGGAAACCCGTAAAATCATTCACCTCGACATGGATGCCTTCTATGCCTCGGTGGAGCAGCGCGATAACCCGGCGCTGCGCGGCAAGCCTGTGGCCGTGGGTGGGGCCCGGCAGCGGGGCGTGGTAGCGGCTGCCTCCTACGAGGCCCGGCAGTTTGGGGTGCGCTCAGCCATGCCCTCTACCACGGCGGTGCGCAAGTGCCCCGAGCTGATTTTCGTGAAGCCCCGATTTGAAGTGTACAAGGACGTTTCGCGGCAGATTCGGGCTATTTTTGCGGAGTACACGCCCCTGATTGAGCCGCTTTCCCTGGATGAGGCCTATCTCGACGTCACCGAAAACCTGAAGGGCATAACGCTGGCCACGCAGGTTGCCCGCGAGATTCGGGCTGAAATTCTGCGCCAAACTCAGCTTACGGCTTCGGCAGGCATTTCCTACAATAAGTTTCTGGCCAAGCTCGCCTCCGACTACCGCAAGCCTAACGGGCAGTTCGTCATTCGGCCCGACCAGGGCATGGACTTCGTGGAAAAGCTAGGGGTAGGCGAATTTCATGGCATCGGGCCGGCCACGGCGGCCCGGCTCAACAGCCTGGGCATCTTTACGGGCCTCGATCTGCGGCAACAGTCGGAGACTTTCCTGCGCCAGCACTTCGGCAAGGCTGGCTCGCACTACTACCTCATTGCCCGCGCCCAGGACCACCGCCCCGTGGTGGCTGACCGCCTGCGCAAATCCATCGGCTCGGAAACCACTTTCGAACACGACCTACTGACGCCCGAAGAGTTGGTGGACGGCCTGCAGCCCTGCCTCGACTCGGTGTGGCAGCACTGCCAGCGCACGGGCCTGCGCGGGCGCACCGTCACGCTCAAGGTCAAGTACACCGATTTCCAGCAGATTACCCGCAGCCGCACGCTGTTCGGCCCGGTGCCTACCCCCGAAGCCTTTGCCCACCTCAGCCACGAGCTACTAACTGGTATTCGGCCCATCAGCAAGGGCATCCGGCTGCTGGGCATCTCGCTTTCCAACCTCGAAACGCCCGAGGAAGCCGTGGGCAAGCAGCTGGCCCTGCTGCTGTAA
- a CDS encoding N-acetylornithine carbamoyltransferase gives MKNFTSFADAGDYKTLLKQALEIKANPYGYQHIGKNKTVGLIFFNPSLRTRLSSVKAAYNLGAQAWVLNAGADSWTLEMADGAVMNGGTQEHIKEAIAVMSQYCDVLGVRTFPTLKDREADYSEEVFNKILKYATVPVISLESATLHPLQSFADLITVAETKQKERVKVVLTWAPHVRALPQCVPNSFCDWFSEVDWIDFVITHPEGYELDPKFTKGARIEYDQKKALEGADFVQAKNWSSYHNYGQVISNDPAWMLTPEHMAGTNDAKFLHCLPVRRNVEVSDAILDSSNSLVIQEAGNRVFSMQTVLHELLK, from the coding sequence ATGAAAAACTTCACCTCTTTCGCCGATGCAGGCGACTATAAAACCTTACTTAAGCAAGCCCTGGAAATCAAGGCGAATCCGTACGGCTACCAGCACATCGGCAAGAACAAAACCGTTGGGCTGATCTTCTTCAATCCTAGCCTGCGCACCCGGCTTAGCTCGGTGAAGGCGGCTTACAACCTGGGCGCGCAAGCCTGGGTGCTTAACGCCGGCGCCGACTCCTGGACGCTGGAAATGGCCGATGGCGCGGTGATGAACGGCGGCACGCAGGAGCACATCAAGGAGGCCATTGCCGTGATGAGCCAGTACTGCGACGTGCTGGGCGTGCGCACCTTCCCCACGCTCAAGGACCGCGAGGCCGACTATAGCGAGGAAGTCTTCAATAAGATTCTGAAGTACGCCACCGTGCCGGTTATTAGCCTGGAAAGCGCCACGCTGCACCCGCTGCAGTCGTTTGCTGACTTGATTACGGTAGCCGAAACCAAGCAGAAGGAGCGCGTGAAGGTGGTGCTGACCTGGGCCCCGCATGTGCGTGCCCTGCCCCAGTGCGTGCCCAACTCGTTCTGTGACTGGTTTTCGGAAGTTGACTGGATAGACTTCGTGATAACTCACCCCGAGGGCTACGAGCTGGACCCCAAGTTCACGAAAGGTGCCCGCATCGAGTACGACCAGAAGAAGGCCCTGGAAGGCGCCGACTTCGTGCAGGCCAAGAACTGGAGCAGCTACCATAACTACGGCCAGGTTATCAGCAACGACCCCGCTTGGATGCTGACGCCCGAGCACATGGCCGGCACCAACGACGCCAAGTTCCTGCACTGCCTACCGGTGCGCCGCAACGTGGAAGTGTCAGACGCCATTCTGGACTCGTCGAATTCCCTGGTGATTCAGGAGGCGGGCAACCGGGTATTTTCCATGCAAACCGTGCTGCACGAGCTGCTGAAGTAA